A stretch of the Rhinoderma darwinii isolate aRhiDar2 chromosome 3, aRhiDar2.hap1, whole genome shotgun sequence genome encodes the following:
- the LOC142749481 gene encoding transmembrane protein 53-like → MKATSGPQEQALTTSLLSNVKKYSNSVSLYTNPAMSENDPSPRPLLLFLPWLGSNARSLGKYIQLYFNLGFDVLVAESSLSHVFWPKSSLEYGRHLSDLLMGEKDLCSRKLYLHAMSIGGYTFAQMLVGASKEQREMLERIHGQVFDSLVVGSMEKMATGVARIVSFPLLESLIIRGTLLYFSLLKAHTADYEKGIQTFSENPVTCPALFFYCMNDPMSDHTAVDQVLQDWEKKGIEVQGKKWEKSVHAGHLQKHTQEYTEILNNFINGLQARVPKSKL, encoded by the exons ATGAAAGCAACTTCTGGACCTCAGGAACAAGCTCTGACTACCTCATTGCTTTCTAATGTTAAAAAATACTCCAACTCCGTCTCCTTGTACACCAACCCAGCAATGTCTGAAAATGATCCATCTCCTCGCCCACTGCTACTCTTCCTTCCTTGGTTGGGCTCAAATGCTCGATCCCTTGGGAAGTATATCCAGCTGTACTTCAACCTGGGCTTTGATGTGTTAGTGGCagagagctcattatcacacgttTTCTGGCCCAAGTCCAGTCTGGAGTATGGAAGACATTTGTCAGATCTCCTAATGGGAGAAAAGGACCTTTGTTCTCGTAAACTCTACCTCCACGCAATGTCTATTGGAGGCTACACATTTGCACAGATGTTGGTGGGGGCTTCCAAGGAACAGCGTGAGATGCTGGAGAGGATTCATGGTCAAGTATTTGACAGCCTTGTGGTTGGCAGCATGGAAAAAATGGCAACAG GTGTGGCACGCATTGTATCCTTCCCTCTCTTAGAGTCGTTGATTATACGTGGAACGCTACTTTACTTCTCACTTCTAAAAGCCCATACTGCAGATTATGAGAAGGGAATTCAAACCTTTTCGGAAAATCCAGTCACCTGCCCTGCACTCTTCTTCTACTGCATGAATGACCCAATGAGTGACCATACTGCGGTGGATCAGGTCCTGCAGGATTGGGAGAAGAAAGGAATCGAAGTGCAGGGAAAGAAATGGGAAAAGTCGGTACACGCAGGGCATCTACAAAAGCATACACAGGAATACACAGAAATCCTGAACAATTTCATTAATGGTCTACAGGCCAGAGTGCCAAAAAGCAAACTGTAG